The DNA region AAGGACCTGCGGGAGGATCCCGGCATCGGACGCACGCGGGGCACGAACAACGCAGATGGTTCGGTCGAAAACCTCGATGGTGAGAACACCTTCGAGGGCGACGTAAAGAACGACACCACGCCAGCAGGTGGCGTAGACCCCGATCAGCGCGGTCGTACCAATAAGTAGCAAGCGCGACCGCGCCTAGCGATCGGCGGGAAATAGTCCCTGCCTCCTAGTTGGAGGGGAGCTCGTTTCCCCTCCAAGACTGCTGCCTCAGCAATGGGTCTATAAAATACCGAACACGGCCAAGAGGATCAGCGTCGCGATCACGGAAATCGCAAGGGAGCCGAGGCAACCAAGTCGGTTGGAAAACAGAAAGAACATCGCGCGCCTACCTTTTTGTGCGGCGATCAATGGTAAGCTGGTACTCGGGTTCCCAGGTTTAACCGTCCCTTGAGCGCCTTGCCGAGCGGAACCCCGCTAGCGTCAGCGTCGCCCATCACTGGTGCAGCGTTCGGGACTCGGGGCGAGGACTGCCTCACCTTTTTACCTGCCGGACGACCGGCACGGACGTGAACTTCGCGCCATATCGCGCACCCGCGCAGCCAATCTGGCCAGGCTGGCGCTTCGGCACGTTTGGTAGAATCTCCCCGCCGCACCTCCATCTGCCACACGCGATCACGTGGACAGCATGCCGCACCCTCGCGCCGGTTCTATTACCTAAATCAAAACAACGAGTTAGACCGATCCTGCGCTTCTTGACACCTCCTGGAGCCACCACTATGTTGCGCGCGACTTAAAGGGCGCCCGGAAATCGGGGTAAACGGCCAGCCGGAGGAGCGGATGAATAAGCCGCAAGGCACCGAAGGCAGGGACGTGAATGCCCAAGGGGTGACGCGGGATCTCGCATCGCGCATCGCCTCAGCCAAGCGGGACCGTGAGATCGAGGACAACAGAGCCTCGGCCAACGGATCACGCGACAACCGAGGACTGGCACGCGGTCTGCGTCTGGGTTCCGAGTTTGCCGCAGCGATCCTTGTTGGAACGGGTATCGGCTATCTTGCCGATCTCGCCCTTGGCACCAGCCCCTGGGGTTTGCTCATCATGTTCATGGTGGGTTTTGCCGCAGGGATTATGAACGTCATCCGTGCGGTGGCGGAAATGAATGCAGAGGCAGCTGCCTCGTCCACTGCGGGGGCCGGCCCGCGTGGAGCCAATACCAAACCGGTAGATGAGTCATGACGACGAGCAAGGGGCTGCACTTTGGCCGGTACTGATCCGATCCACCAGTTTGTCATCTATGACATCTTGGAGCTGTTCACCCTCGGCGGCGACGGCACCGAAGGCAGCGGTGTTACCATCGCTTTCACCAATTCGGCCATGTTTATGGTCGCCACGGTCGTTGCGATCAGCGCCTTCATGCTCTTGGCGCCCGGCAAAGGTCAGCTGGTGCCGAACCGCATCCAGCTTGCCTCCGAAATGCTCTACGAATTTATCGCCAATATGTTGCGAAGCTCGGCGGGTACGGAAGGCATGAGGTTCTTCCCCTTCGTGTTCTCGCTCTTTGCCTTCGTGTTGGTCGCCAACCTGTACGGCATGGTGCCCTACTTCTTCACCGTCACCAGCCACATCGTGGTCACCTTTGCCTTGGCCATGCTGGTCATCGGCGTAGTCACCGTTTACGGCCTGGTGCGTCACGGCTTTGGCTTCTTCAAGCTCTTTGCTCCATCGGGCGTCCCGGCCTACGTGCTGCCGATTGTGATCCCGATCGAGATCGTCTCGTTTCTATCGCGGCCCATCAGCCTGTCCGTCCGTCTGTTCGGCAACATTCTTGCCGGTCACATTACGCTCAAGGTCTTCACCGGCTTTATCGTGACCATGGGAGCCGCCGGCGCCCTGGGCTGGCTCGGGGCGATCCTGCCGCTGATCATGGGCGTGGCCATCACGGCCCTCGAATTCCTCGTAGCTGCGGTGCAAGCCTATGTGTTTGCAGTGCTGACTTCGATGTATCTCAACGACGCGGTTCACCCTTCACACTGAGCGTTGAGTCCCTCATCGGCGGGTACCGCCGGCAACCAACGACCTACCCTCGAAAGGACTACAAAATGGAAGCTGAATGGGCAAAGTATATCGGCGCAGGCATTGCCACTCTGGGCATGGCCGGCGCTGCTCTGGGCGTGGCGAGCATCTTCTCGAACTTCCTGCAGGGTGCTCTGCGTAACCCCTCTGCTGCTCCCAGCCAGACCGGTAACCTGATTTTCGGCTTCGCCGTGACCGAAGCTCTGGGCATCTTCTCGTTCCTCGTTGCCCTGATCCTGCTGTTCGTCGCCTAATCGGCACGAAATGCGACCTGCCGTAGCCGGGTTTCTCCGGCTGCGGCCAAAACGTCCGGCCCAGCGCCGGACTCTTGAATTGAACGGGACCACAGAATGGTAGCGCAGGCCTTCGCCCAAGAGCCGTTAACGCCGATTGACGAGACCGTTGTGGTCGTCGATGAGCATGGTGTGTCGCAGACGCCCGTGCTGGAAACCTTTGCGGAAACCGAGCACCATTATGACGATGGGCATTCGGATGTTTTCCCGCCCTTTGATCCCGCTACTTTCCCATCCCAGCTGCTGTGGCTGGCCATCACCTTTGGTGCGCTCTATCTGGTTATGAGCCGGCTGGCCTTGCCGCGGATCGGGACCATTCTCGAGAACCGCAAGGCCCGGATCGACGCGGATCTCGCCGCCGCCGATGCCAGCCGGCAGAAGACCGATGCAGCCATTGCCGCCTATGAGGCTGCCCTTGCTGCCGCCAAGACCAAGGCGCAAGGCATTGCCGAGACCAACCGCACCGCGGTGCAGGCGGATATCGCCGCCAAACGCGCTGCGGTTGAAGCAGAGCTGGTTGAGCGTATCAGCGCGGCCGAAGCCCGCATTGCCCAGACCAAGGCGCAGGCCCTCACCCATGTCGATGAAATCGCCGCCGAAACTGCCCAGAGCGTCGTTGCGCATCTGAGCGGCGAGGTACCGCCCGACAGCGTTCGTGCTGCCGTTGCGAAGGTGAGCAAGGAGTAAGCCATGCCTGAATGGATGGATAATTCGTTTTGGGCCTTCGTCGCCCTCGTCATCTTCGTCCTGGGCGTCGGTTTCCTTGGCGTTTTCGGCACCATCAACAAGGTGCTCGACGGTCGCATCAAGCAGATCGCCGATGAGCTCGATGAAGCCCGGCGCCTGCGCGAGGAAGCTACCGCCCTGCTCGTTGAATATGAGCAGAAGCGTGCGGCTGCGGAAACCGAAGCCGCCGACATCGTTGCTGCCGCTCAGGAAGAAGCCGTCCGCATGACGGCCGACGCCCAGGCCTCTCTCAACGAGCTTGTTGTCCGCCGTACTAAGGCTGTGGAAGACAAGATTGCCCAGGCTGAGGCCCAGGCGATCGCCGATGTGCGCGCCCGCTCTGCCGATCTTGCCATTGAGGCGGCTCGCGTCGTGCTCACCGAGGAGATGAGCCACAAGGGCAATATCCTGGTCGACCAAGCCATCGCCGACGTCGGCAAGCGCCTCAACTAGGCCAACCAGAACGACGAGATTTCAGGCGGGCACTTGTGCCCGCCTTTTTGTTTGCGCCCAGATTGACGGCCACCAAAATCTCCACCATGGTGCCGATGACTGCGGGAGAGACTGGATCTTCTCCAGCGCCGAAGGAGCAACCGCCCCGGAAACTCTCAGGCAAAAGGACCGCAGGCACAGCTACAACTCTGGAAAGCGGGCCGGCACATTGCGCGACCCCACCGAAGGAGCAAGCGGCGCTCAGCCGCGGAATCTCTCAGGTGATGAGGACAGAGGGGGCACGGGTTCGCCAAGGCGGATTCGCGTCGCCCCTTCATGTTCAGGACGAGTTGATGGCCAGTTCCTCAGCCCAAGACCTCAAAACCGTGCCGCTCCATGAGCGCCACCTCGCCCTTGGCGGCCGCATGGTGCCGTTCGGCGGCTATTCTCTCCCCGTTCAGTATGCCACCGGTATAATGGCCGAACACAAGTGGACACGGGAGCATGCCGGGCTTTTTGATGTTTCCCATATGGGCCCGGCTTTTTTGCAGCTGACGACGCCCACTGGTGATGCCGAGGCCGACCATGCCACTGTCGCTTCTATCCTCGAGCCGCTCATCTGCGGCGATATCACAGGGTTGAAGCCGGGTCAGGTGCGCTACACGCTCCTTCTCAACGAGGGGGGCGGCATCATTGACGATCTGATGGTCGCACGATCACCGCTCTACCCTGGCTCGCTCTATATCGTGGTCAACGCCGCCACCAAGGAGAACGATTTCGCCCGCATCGCCCAGGCCGCCGGCAACCGCGCCAAGCTGACGCGCGCCGATGATGGTGCTCTGCTCGCGCTCCAAGGTCCCGAAGCGGTTGCCGTGCTTTCGTCCGTTCTTCCGGGCGTAGAAGAACTCGGCTTCATGGAATACGGCCCATTCCAATTGCAGGGCCAGACGGTGATTGCCTCCCGCTCAGGCTATACCGGGGAAGATGGCTTCGAGCTGCTCTGCCCCGCCGCGTTCGCTACCACGCTCCTCGAGGCGCTCCTGGCCGATGATCGCGTCAAACCGATCGGCCTTGGCGCGCGCGACTCCCTGCGCCTCGAAGCGGGCCTTCCGCTCTATGGGCATGACCTCGACGAGACCGTGTCTCCCATAGAAGCCGGGCTGGGATTTGCTGTCTCCAAGCGCCGCCGCGAGCTGGCCGACTTCCCAGGAGCCGGCCGTATCCTCAAGGAGCGCGATGGCGCTCTCTCCCGCGTTCGCGTGGGGCTGATCGTCGAAGGCGCCCCCGCCCGCGAGGGTGCCGAGATACTCGATGCGGAGGGTAACCCCGTCGGCGTGGTCACCAGCGGTGGCTTCGCGCCGTCGCTCGGCAAGGCCATTGCTCTGGGCTTTGTCCCGCCTCCCTATGCCGAGCCCGGCACCGGACTTCAGGTCAAAGTGCGCAATCGGGCCCAAGCGGCCGAGGTTGTAGCCACGCCTTTCGTCGCCCACCGCTATTTCCGCAAAGCCAAGTCCTGAGGACCGCCGCCATGACCACCAAGTTTACCCCTGACCATGAATATATCCGCGTCGAAGGTTCGACCGGCATCGTCGGCATTACGCCCTACGCTCAGGAGCAACTGGGCGACATCGTCTTTGTCGACCTGCCAACCGTTGGCAAGGAGCTCAAGAAGGGCGACGAAGCTGCCGTGGTCGAGTCCGTCAAGGCCGCGTCCGAGATCTACGCGCCAGTTTCGGGCACCGTCACCGAGATCAACTCCGCCCTCTCCGGCGAACCGGGCCTCGTCAACTCGGCTCCAGACTCTGACGGCTGGATGTTCAAGATCGCCATTAGCGACATGAGCGAAATCGACAAATTGCTCGATGCTGACAGCTACCACGAGCTGACCCTCTAACCGAGTACGCCATGCGCTATCTTCCCCATTCCGAAGCCGAGCGGTCAGAGATGCTCGCCGCAATCGGCGCCGATACGATCAACGCGCTGTTCAGCGCCGTTCCCGCCAAGGCTCTCAAGACCTTCGACCTGGGCTTGCCGGCCCACCAGCCAGAATTTCTTGTGGAAGCCCATATGCGGGCGCTGGCAGCTAAGAACCACACTGGTTCGGATGGCCCCTTCTTCATCGGGGCTGGCGCCTATCGGCATCACGTTCCGGCAACTGTCGATCACCTGATCCAGCGGTCGGAATGGCTCACCGCCTATACGCCCTACCAGCCCGAGATCTCGCAGGGCACCCTGCAGATGCTCTTTGAGTTCCAGACCCAGGTGGCCAAGATCACCGGCATGGATGTGGCCAATGCGTCCCTTTACGACGGCTCCACCGGTACCGCCGAAGCCGTGCTCATGGCCCGCCGCCTCACCAAGCGCAACAAGGTTGTACTTTCTGGCGGCCTTCATCCCCATTACCGAGACGTCGTGCGCGCCTACCTCAAGGATGACGCCGATCTCGAGTGCCTTGCGGCTTCCCCCGAAGGTCAGGGCGACATTCTCGACCATATCGACGAGCAGACCGCAGCTATCGTCATCCAGACCCCAGACTTTTACGGCCATTTGCGCAACCTCAAGACTGCAGCCGACGCGGCACATGCCAAGGGCGCGCTGCTGATTGTCGTTATCACCGAAGTGGTCTCGCTGGGTCTGCTAGAAGCGCCGGGTGCTTTGGGCGCTGATATCGTGGTCGCCGAGGGCCAGTCGATCGGCAATGCCCTGAATTTTGGTGGCCCTTATCTGGGATTGATGGCCACCCGCAGGGAGTTCATCCGGCAGATGCCGGGCCGGCTCTGCGGGGAAACCGTCGACGCAGATGGGAATCGCGGCTTCGTTTTGACCCTGTCGACGCGTGAGCAGCATATCCGTCGCGAGAAGGCGACCAGCAATATCTGCACTAATTCGGGGCTGTGCGCCCTGGCCTTCTCGATCCACATGGCTTTGCTGGGTGAAGCTGGCTTCACGCGCCTCGCCCGTCTCAATCACGCTAATGCCTGCAAGCTGGCCAACGCGCTTTCGGCTGTTACAGGCATCGAGGTGCTGAACCGGAGCTTCTTCAATGAGATGACGATCCGCACCGCTCAGCCGGCTGCAGCTCTTGTTGAGCGCCTCGCCGCCCGCGGCATACTTGGTGGCGTACCGGTCAGCCGGGTTGAGCCCAGTGAGCCCGGTGTGGAGAACCTGATCGTTCTTGCAGCCACCGAACTCACGACCGATAGCGATATCGCTGCTCTCTGCGGCGCCCTTGCGGAGGAACTGGCATGAGCATGAATACGCAAGGCCGGCCGACGGGCATCGGTAGTACTGGTACGGCTGCTTCCGGCTCCGCCCTCCTCCCCAATGAACCGCTGCTGTTCGAGATCGGCGACACCGAACACTCTGGCGTGGATCTGCCGGATGTTACGATCGGCACAGACCGCCTCGGCGGCTTCGCCCGGCAGACACCGCTTGATCTCGCCGGACTTACTGAGCCCGAGGCCATGCGCCACTATGTGCGCCTCAGCCGCCTCAATCATTCCATCGATAGCGGCATGTATCCGCTTGGTTCGTGCACCATGAAGCACAATCCGCGCCTCAACGAAAAAATGGCGCGGCTGGCGGGCTTTTCCGATATTCACCCACTCCAGCCGGTCTCGACCGTCCAGGGTGCGCTCGAGTTGATGGAGCAGCTTTCCCATTGGTTGATGACGCTCACCAATACCGCTGCCGTTGCCCTTTCACCCAAGGCAGGTGCCCATGGCGAACTGCTCGGCATGATGGCGATCAAGGCGGCTCAGGAAGCCAAGGGCGAGGCGCATCGCCGGATCGTGCTCGTTCCCGAAAGCGCGCATGGCACCAACCCGGCCACGGCCGCTTTCCTTGGCTACACGGTCAAGCCTGTTCCAGCGCGGGAAGATGGGACAGTGGATGTGCAGGCGGTACAGGACGCGCTGTCCCCGGAAGTGGCCGCCATCATGCTCACCAATCCCAACACCTGTGGTCTCTTCGAGCCGCAGGTCATCGAGATCGCTAAGGCCGTGCACGAAGCGGGCGCGTTCTTCTATTGCGATGGCGCTAATTTCAACGCGATCATGGGCGTCGTGCGGCCGGGTGATCTTGGCATCGACGCCATGCACATCAACCTGCACAAGACCTTCTCGACGCCCCACGGCGGCGGTGGCCCAGGCGCCGGACCTGTGGTGTTGTCGGAGGCGCTCGCGCCATTCGCACCCGTCCCGTTCGTGCGCCAGGGTGAGACTGGGCTGGAATTGGTCGAGCACCAGCAGGATGCTGCGCTTGGCCGCGTCACCGCATTCCACGGCCAGATGGGCATGTATGTGCGGGCGCTCACCTATATGCTTAGCCATGGTGGCGATGGCCTCGCCCAGGCGGCGCAAGATGCGGTGCTTAACGCCAACTACATCAAGGCTCGTCTCCAGCACGCCTTTTCGGTACCGTTCAACGACTACCCCACCATGCATGAGGCGCTGTTCGATGATAGCTTCCTAGAGGGCACGGGCGTCACGACGCTCGACTTTGCCAAGGCGCTGATCGACGAAGGCTTCCACCCCATGACCATGTATTTCCCGCTGGTCGTGCATGGCGCGATGCTGATCGAACCCACCGAAAGCGAAAGCAAGCAGACCTTGGACCGGTTCTGTGATGTCATGGAAGAGCTCGCGGCCGACGCTAAGGCCGGCAACACCGAACGGTTCACTGCCGCGCCGCTGAAGGCGCCCCGCCGACGTCTCGACGAGACACGTGCGGCCCGGCAGCCGGTGCTTAAATGGGAGCGAGCACCGGAGTTGCCCAAAGCCGCCGAATAAAGCAGGAGGCCCGCAGATTGCTCTGCGGGCTTTTTTAGGTCTCTCGTTGGATTATCCGCGAGTGTCGAACCCTACCCAGATGGTGATCTCCTCGCCACCCAGGTAGGGAATGGCGACGTTCTCGACCACCTTGACGAACTCCGCCGACTGCGCCGGCGGATTGATCGCCACAGGAATGGTGTACTTCTCGGAGAACACCGCCTGTCCGTCGCGTTCCACTGCAAATCGCAGAGGCGCGTTGACCGAGCTCTGCGATCCGGCAGGGCCGAGCAGCACCCGGCCGACCACGCCCATGTTGACGGTAATCAGCCCGTTGGAGACCACGCAATTGCGCGATGTCTCATCGATGACGCCCTGATATTGCAGCGACTTGGCACTGCCGACCTGCCCACCACCATAATAGAACATCGCTTCACTGCCCGGCCGCACCTTGATGGGTGGGCATTCGGTGGCAATCACCGGCAGCGCGCTGGTTTGCGCCTGCGCCACCGAAGCAGGATTTGGCGTGGCATTCTGCAGCGTCTGGGCAGACGAGGAACCGCCGCCCCCCATGAGGCCGCCCATTGAGCAGGCGGTCAACAGGCTTGCCGCAGCACAGAGGCCAGCAAGGCGCAGAGCACGAAAGTACATCGAATTCATCGAGCGTGGTCCTGGGAGCATTAGCTTGGGTTGGCTTCAAGCGCCATCAGAATGGCCGGGGCACCCGTGGCGGTCACGCCGGGCGCGTCTTCGACAAAGACGCTCTCGACCACGCCGTCACGCACCAGCATAGCGGCACGGACAAAGCGCTTGCCCATGAGGGAGCCTGAGAAATCCTTGCTCATACCCAGGGCATCGGCCAGTTCGCCATTGCCGTCAGCCAGAAACTCGATCTTGCCGACCGCGCCGGAGGCTTCCGCCCAGGCCTTCATCACATGCACATCGTTGACTGAGGCACAGACGATCCGGTCAATCCCGGCGGCTTTGAGTTTAGCCTCATTGGCAACAAACCCGGGCAGGTGATTGACGTGACAGGTCGGCGTAAATGCCCCCGGCACCGCGAAGAACGCGACGCGCCCCGTCCCCAGAATTGCATCACTGGTGGTATCTGTCGTCTCGCCATCGGCGCCGATCAGCTTCACCCGCACAGACGGGATCGCATTACCCTTTTCAATCATCGAATAGTTCGCCCCATCCTACCGCTCGCTGGCGGTTCCCCTTTGACCCACGTTCGTCACTCAGGCAATTCATGCACATCCGGAAAAGCTATTCTGTCACTGTAGGCTCAACCGGTCGAGTGACCTCGAAAGCTCCCATTTCGGTCATGAACGTGAGCTGAACGTCTTCACCCACCAGTGCCGCATCGTTCTCGGCACCAAGTATGGGGATCAGCACTAGGTTCGGCTCGGGGCTTTTTTGCGGCACACCAAACACCGGCTCCCCCGGTACCGTCGCTGCGATAAGGGAAGCAGCGTCCACCCGTGGGTCTAGCACCTTAACGGCAATTGCGCCGCCTTCCTCCGTCAGAGCGACGTCACCGATCACCGGCGATGACTCGGTCCAGGCAACTGGCGTTTCCGCAAGCGCCTGGCGGATGCGCAAGCTGTTGGGCGCGTCCTTTACCGGTTCGGCGAGGGCGATGGAAAAAGCCGCTTGAGCCGGCATGCAAATGTCCGAACAAATCCCCAGGGTCGCCTTCATCTCCAGATGCGATCCGGCTCCCGCCTCTAACTCTAGCGGTAAAACCGTCGGCCCATGATAGACATAGTCCAGGTATTCACCGGTCTTCTGCCGCTCTGGATAAGGCCAGTGAACTTTGTGACTGGCCACACCGGACGAGCCCGCCAGGTCAATTTCCAACGGCAGTCCAGTTTCCCCCGGCACCCGCCAATAGGTTTTGGTGTTCGCTGGCATATCGATTTCGAGCGCCGCGTAGGTGGTGCCGTCCGCTGTAATCTCTCCGCTGGTGATCAGCCGCAGTTGCACCCCCGGGGCAATCTCCTGCCACGGCGTTTCTCCCCCGGTGGCAGGGCCGCAGGCGAAAAGAGCGATAGCGAGGGCAGCGGATCTTGTTGTCATGGCGCCGGCATTAATGCACGCCATGGTGAAGAAACAACTGACGCCAGCATCATGCCTTCGTGATGGTGCCAGGCCCGGCCGCAGGCGCTCGCGCCTTGGCACATCGAGCAATCGTGCCTACACTTGGGGTATGAACTCACTTGAAGGACAATTCCTTGTTGCAATGCCCGAAATGGCGGACGAA from Devosia sp. RR2S18 includes:
- a CDS encoding AtpZ/AtpI family protein, whose amino-acid sequence is MNKPQGTEGRDVNAQGVTRDLASRIASAKRDREIEDNRASANGSRDNRGLARGLRLGSEFAAAILVGTGIGYLADLALGTSPWGLLIMFMVGFAAGIMNVIRAVAEMNAEAAASSTAGAGPRGANTKPVDES
- a CDS encoding F0F1 ATP synthase subunit A — protein: MAGTDPIHQFVIYDILELFTLGGDGTEGSGVTIAFTNSAMFMVATVVAISAFMLLAPGKGQLVPNRIQLASEMLYEFIANMLRSSAGTEGMRFFPFVFSLFAFVLVANLYGMVPYFFTVTSHIVVTFALAMLVIGVVTVYGLVRHGFGFFKLFAPSGVPAYVLPIVIPIEIVSFLSRPISLSVRLFGNILAGHITLKVFTGFIVTMGAAGALGWLGAILPLIMGVAITALEFLVAAVQAYVFAVLTSMYLNDAVHPSH
- a CDS encoding F0F1 ATP synthase subunit C, encoding MEAEWAKYIGAGIATLGMAGAALGVASIFSNFLQGALRNPSAAPSQTGNLIFGFAVTEALGIFSFLVALILLFVA
- a CDS encoding ATP F0F1 synthase subunit B (Produces ATP from ADP in the presence of a proton gradient across the membrane. Subunit B' is part of the membrane proton channel.), with product MVAQAFAQEPLTPIDETVVVVDEHGVSQTPVLETFAETEHHYDDGHSDVFPPFDPATFPSQLLWLAITFGALYLVMSRLALPRIGTILENRKARIDADLAAADASRQKTDAAIAAYEAALAAAKTKAQGIAETNRTAVQADIAAKRAAVEAELVERISAAEARIAQTKAQALTHVDEIAAETAQSVVAHLSGEVPPDSVRAAVAKVSKE
- a CDS encoding ATP F0F1 synthase subunit B (Produces ATP from ADP in the presence of a proton gradient across the membrane. Subunit B is part of the membrane proton channel.), which produces MPEWMDNSFWAFVALVIFVLGVGFLGVFGTINKVLDGRIKQIADELDEARRLREEATALLVEYEQKRAAAETEAADIVAAAQEEAVRMTADAQASLNELVVRRTKAVEDKIAQAEAQAIADVRARSADLAIEAARVVLTEEMSHKGNILVDQAIADVGKRLN
- the gcvT gene encoding glycine cleavage system aminomethyltransferase GcvT, with the translated sequence MASSSAQDLKTVPLHERHLALGGRMVPFGGYSLPVQYATGIMAEHKWTREHAGLFDVSHMGPAFLQLTTPTGDAEADHATVASILEPLICGDITGLKPGQVRYTLLLNEGGGIIDDLMVARSPLYPGSLYIVVNAATKENDFARIAQAAGNRAKLTRADDGALLALQGPEAVAVLSSVLPGVEELGFMEYGPFQLQGQTVIASRSGYTGEDGFELLCPAAFATTLLEALLADDRVKPIGLGARDSLRLEAGLPLYGHDLDETVSPIEAGLGFAVSKRRRELADFPGAGRILKERDGALSRVRVGLIVEGAPAREGAEILDAEGNPVGVVTSGGFAPSLGKAIALGFVPPPYAEPGTGLQVKVRNRAQAAEVVATPFVAHRYFRKAKS
- the gcvH gene encoding glycine cleavage system protein GcvH produces the protein MTTKFTPDHEYIRVEGSTGIVGITPYAQEQLGDIVFVDLPTVGKELKKGDEAAVVESVKAASEIYAPVSGTVTEINSALSGEPGLVNSAPDSDGWMFKIAISDMSEIDKLLDADSYHELTL
- the gcvPA gene encoding aminomethyl-transferring glycine dehydrogenase subunit GcvPA translates to MRYLPHSEAERSEMLAAIGADTINALFSAVPAKALKTFDLGLPAHQPEFLVEAHMRALAAKNHTGSDGPFFIGAGAYRHHVPATVDHLIQRSEWLTAYTPYQPEISQGTLQMLFEFQTQVAKITGMDVANASLYDGSTGTAEAVLMARRLTKRNKVVLSGGLHPHYRDVVRAYLKDDADLECLAASPEGQGDILDHIDEQTAAIVIQTPDFYGHLRNLKTAADAAHAKGALLIVVITEVVSLGLLEAPGALGADIVVAEGQSIGNALNFGGPYLGLMATRREFIRQMPGRLCGETVDADGNRGFVLTLSTREQHIRREKATSNICTNSGLCALAFSIHMALLGEAGFTRLARLNHANACKLANALSAVTGIEVLNRSFFNEMTIRTAQPAAALVERLAARGILGGVPVSRVEPSEPGVENLIVLAATELTTDSDIAALCGALAEELA
- the gcvPB gene encoding aminomethyl-transferring glycine dehydrogenase subunit GcvPB, yielding MSMNTQGRPTGIGSTGTAASGSALLPNEPLLFEIGDTEHSGVDLPDVTIGTDRLGGFARQTPLDLAGLTEPEAMRHYVRLSRLNHSIDSGMYPLGSCTMKHNPRLNEKMARLAGFSDIHPLQPVSTVQGALELMEQLSHWLMTLTNTAAVALSPKAGAHGELLGMMAIKAAQEAKGEAHRRIVLVPESAHGTNPATAAFLGYTVKPVPAREDGTVDVQAVQDALSPEVAAIMLTNPNTCGLFEPQVIEIAKAVHEAGAFFYCDGANFNAIMGVVRPGDLGIDAMHINLHKTFSTPHGGGGPGAGPVVLSEALAPFAPVPFVRQGETGLELVEHQQDAALGRVTAFHGQMGMYVRALTYMLSHGGDGLAQAAQDAVLNANYIKARLQHAFSVPFNDYPTMHEALFDDSFLEGTGVTTLDFAKALIDEGFHPMTMYFPLVVHGAMLIEPTESESKQTLDRFCDVMEELAADAKAGNTERFTAAPLKAPRRRLDETRAARQPVLKWERAPELPKAAE
- a CDS encoding peroxiredoxin, which produces MIEKGNAIPSVRVKLIGADGETTDTTSDAILGTGRVAFFAVPGAFTPTCHVNHLPGFVANEAKLKAAGIDRIVCASVNDVHVMKAWAEASGAVGKIEFLADGNGELADALGMSKDFSGSLMGKRFVRAAMLVRDGVVESVFVEDAPGVTATGAPAILMALEANPS
- a CDS encoding protein-disulfide reductase DsbD domain-containing protein; protein product: MTTRSAALAIALFACGPATGGETPWQEIAPGVQLRLITSGEITADGTTYAALEIDMPANTKTYWRVPGETGLPLEIDLAGSSGVASHKVHWPYPERQKTGEYLDYVYHGPTVLPLELEAGAGSHLEMKATLGICSDICMPAQAAFSIALAEPVKDAPNSLRIRQALAETPVAWTESSPVIGDVALTEEGGAIAVKVLDPRVDAASLIAATVPGEPVFGVPQKSPEPNLVLIPILGAENDAALVGEDVQLTFMTEMGAFEVTRPVEPTVTE